The following nucleotide sequence is from Desulfomonile tiedjei.
TGGTCCACAAAGAAGACCACCCCCTTGAAAGGCTGAATGTTCACAGTCCTCGCACAGGCGCGCTTAATCGCTTTGCGCTCGTCTCGCTTATCACTGTCGTGCCCGCGTACAGCATAGACCGAATGATCAGCCGTACATCGGACTGGAAGGACCTACACGGTCGGGGCGGCGCGGTGAGGATGTTTTACCTTGCCAATGGAGCGATCCTTTTTTTAAGTGTGATGCTCTTCGGGTAAAGTGAGCGTGGGGCAGGGGTGTATCGGGGGAGGAAAAAGGGGAGTGGACTGCAAAATCTTCAAAGCAGACTGTCCGCACCCGCGTGGCCCGATGAACGCTCAAGACGCTCAGGAAACCCTAACGGGCGAGTTTATGACAGGTCCCATGACGTTCTCCGGAGGGATTGAGGACCGAGCAGCATCGCTGCGAGGATCTTCGGATCTTGTTCGGAGGCTGTTAACCAATACTATGGCTTGGTCCACCCCGTACTTCCATAGAACCACAAAGAGCCCGCAGGCCGCCAATAGGCCCAAGATAGAGGTAATCAGAAGAATGTACCCGAGAGATCGCGCACCCAGGCTCTCCGGTGACAATGGAATCACCAGTAGCAACAGCAAAAAGAAGGACTTTGGGAGGTGGACCACACTCCCCAACAGAGCCTGAATGCAATCAATCAATTTAATTATTATTTTGAATACAGCCCACAGCAGACCGCATCCGAAAAGGAGGAAAACGGCCATTCGAGCTGCAAAAAGCTCCGTGGAAGAAACTTCCAACCCGCTAAAAAGGAAGTCCAGGCGGATGAAGTTCTGAACGTGAGCAAGGCCGTCCCAGGGAATATTCATGGAAATCCTCCGTGTGGTTTGCGGAAAAGGGGCCGCGTCGTCTTAGATTTCAGTTAAATAATTACATTCAATACACTGAAATCTTGTTACTATTAATACATATAATGGTCCATTAATCAACCAAAAATGATGCTCGTCCGCATCCACGGGGACACGCCGTTAGACTGCCCTTATTGACAAAGCCCTTCCAAGATCTTAGGCTTGCAAGAAAATAAGCCGGAAGTGCTGATGGCCGTTCTCCGAAAAGGCTTTCTTTCATTAATTTCCATGTGTTTCAGCTCAAGCCGCGCCCTGAATAGCTCCTTATCCGCAATTGTGTTGGCGGCGCTATGGAGCCTAAGCGGATGCGGTGTTGCTCCGTCATCTCCTCTGGATAAGGCCAAACAACTCGTCAACGGAGGCGAGTGCGCGAAAGCCGTCGAGCTTTTGGACCAGGCTATCCAAAAGAGCCCGACCGATATTTCGTTGGTCATTATGAGGGGGAGAGCAAGGGAACGTTGTGACGAAATAGATCCGGCCTTGGGAGACTACCAGGCGGCCATCGACCTCAATCCCAGTTCGGCCGAGGCCTGGGAAGCAAAAGGCAGGCTGCTTGAAAGACTAAGAAATTACGGCGCAGCCGTCCACTGTCTGGAGCAGGCAGCCAAACTTGCTGAAAAGCCCGCGGCCATCATCTCTGCCATTGGACTGATTCATTTCTACCAAGATGATTACAAAGAGGCCCTGCGATCCTTCGACAGATGCACGGAACTGGACCCGAGACAAGAGAGCGCATACTTTGGAAGAGCCGCGATCAGGATCGAAGAAAAGGACTACTCGGCCGCTATCCAAGAAATGGATAGGCTTTTGAAAATCCAGCCCAAGAATGCGCAGGCCTTTTTTCGGAGAGGGTTCGCGCACCTCAAAGCCGCACAGCCCGCGCAGGCGGTGTTGGATTTCAACAAGGCCCTGGAACTTGATTCCGATATGTCGGAGATATACTGGTATCGGGCGGACGCTCACAGAGCCATGAACGACCTGGAGCAAGCGCTCAAGGACTATGACAGGGCGGCCACGGTGGATCCCAATGATTCCATTCTATTCCTGAATCAGGGGACCCTACTCATGATGATGAACAGGTATCCGGAGGCCCTTGAAAAGCTGAGGAGGTCAATAGTTCTCGATCCGGAGAACCCGCTCCCGTACATAAATCGGGCCACGCTGCACCTCGGGACCGCAAATTATCTGGGCGCCTTGAGGGACTTGAACAAAGCCTTGGACATTCGAGGCGACGACCCCTGGCTCCTGGTGAAGCGAGCCTCGATCTTCAAGGTCATCGCACGGGGAGATTGGGCACTCTCCGATCTTGATAAGGCCTTGGCCCTGGACTCCACCAACCATGAAGCCTGGCTGCTACGCGGCAGTCTGTACTTCAACGAGAGACAACTCGATCGTGCGGTCGATGACCTGCACGAGGCAATCCGTCTGGCGCCGGACGATCCGGTGGCTTACCAGTTGTTGGCTGAGGCGCTACTCAGGAAGGGAGATATAAGGGACGCTCTGGAGATGGTTAGCCAGGCTCTAAAGAAGGAATCTTCATTCGCTCCGGCCTATGTCACCCAGGGGGACATCCATATGGCGGATTCCCACATAGACCGGGCCGTGGAAGCCTATTCATATGCCCTGACCACTGACCCCAACAACTTCGAGGCCCGACTCAAAAGGGGAAAACTTTATATGGAATTGGGCAACTATCCCCAAGCCATAACGGACTTTGACCAAGCGGCCAAAGCTAACCCGTACACCGGAGAAGTGTATCGGCTCCGCGGCCAATGCTATGAGACCCTGGGTCAATCTGAGGAAGCAACCCAGGATATGTGGAAGGCCCGGGTGTTCGCAAATCGCTGACGCGGAGTTGCGCTCACAGGAAGAGGATGGAGAGGTCCCGCACTCCTCGGGATTTCGCAAACGGAATTATTTCTTTGGGGGTGAGCCTAGGTGTCATTGCGAGGGCGTAGCCCGAAGCAATCTCCTGAAGAGCATGAACAGATTGCTTCGTCGTTTCACTCCTCGCAATGACACTGGTGTCGCGAAATTGAACCTCGTTCCCAGGCGGAGCCAGGGAACCAGATGGAAAGTGACTTAGCTCTCCAACTTGTCCGGCACTGACCTGGTTCCCAGTTCAGTGGCACCCAATAATTTCAACTTTACAGCGGCGCTGGGTGCCACGGACCTGCCCGGGCAGGTCCGTGCTCCTTCGCTGCGATGTTCCAAACCTCAAAGAAATACTATAATTACGGGCTTCTATCGCTCGTCGATGATACGTTTAGCCTTGCCGATGCTGCGCTCTATTGAGTCATGAGCCAAGACGATCACCGGAACGTTTATGCCGATGACCTGCTGTATCCTGGCTGAAATCCTCTTGGAGAGTTCGGCGATCTTTTCCTGACCTGCTTCGTACACCGCAGGCTTGACCTCGGTCTCTACGGTAATGTGATCGATGTAACCTTTCTTGCTCAAGCGAATCTGGTACAGGGGCTCGACTTCCTCGAATTCCATCAAAACCGTTTCAACCTGCGACGGGAAAACGTTCACACCGCTGATAATCATCATGTCGTCGGTGCGGCCCAGGATCTTGTCCATTGTAACCAGCGTGCGTCCACACTCACATTTTTCACGGCGTAGCGTGCAGATGTCTCGCGTCCGATAGCGAATCATCGGCATGGCCCTACGTTGAAGCGAGGTGAAGACCAGCTCGCCCTCCTGCCCCAATGGAACCGGTTCGAGTGTTCCCGGGTCCACTATCTCCGGGTAGACGTGATCTTCGTTCACGTGAATCCCGTAATATTCGCATGTAAAGGAAACACCCGGTCCCATAAGCTCGGTAAGCCCGTAGTGCTCGTACGCGTGAATGCCGCCTCGGGATTCGATGTCGCTTCGCATTTCGGTGCTCCACGGTTCCGCGCCGAAATGACCTGTCCTCAACGCGGTCTTCTTCAGGTCTACACCCATTTTTTCCGCTCTTTCAATTATTGTGAGGCAATATGAGGGTGTACAACATAGAGCAGAGGTCCCAAAGTCCTGAATGAGCATGATCTGCCTTTCGGTCATCCCCGCTCCTGAAGGAACGACAGCACAACCGATTCTCATCGCCCCCTGGAGAAACCCTAGCCCTCCTGTGAAAAGGCCCATTCCATATGCATTCTGGAGCACGCTATCCGGTCTGACCTCTTGGGCCCACAGGCCTCGTGCCATGCAATCCGTCCACTGATCAAGGTCCTCGGCCGTGTATGGCCCGGTGATGGGTTTACCCGTAGTTCCTGAAGAAGCATGAACGCGGACCACTTCAGACATCGGGACAGCGCACAGGCCGAACGGATAGTTGTCTCGCAACGCGGTCTTGATCGTGAAAGGGAATTTTGCAAGATCTGCCAGCTTTTGGAAATCGGACGGTTTCACGCCCGTTTCATCAAAGGCCTTCTTGTAGTATGGGACCTTGTCGTAGACCCACTCTAGAGTCTGCTTAAGTTTTTCCGTCTGAAACGCGGCCATTGCGGATTCGTTCATAGTTTCGAACTTTTCGTCCCAATACTTCTTTGACATGGGTTCCTCCTCGGCGATAACTATGTCTGTTTTACGATGGCGGGTAACTCAGGAAGGCCTTTATCACTGTACAAATACGGAATGATAGAAATTCTGTCAAGTGAAAAGGATATATGGTACGATTTGGGTCTGACAGCCACATTTGTTGTGCGGAACTTCAGTGTAGTGAAAGTCGGCCGAGTATTTATACTACCTCCGGGCCGCGGTCGCCTTGGGTACCAGTAGGCGGACTGGGGCCTCTTGGCCGCGGAAAGTTCGTGCGCTGGAATAGCTTGCTCAATGGGCGTTACTCTGGTAATCGTTGAGGGTGAAAAACGTCAAATGTGTTGGTTCATTTTGCAATAAGGGAGGGGCCATTTTCGCGTCCAGCGCGGCTGTCGGTCCGGCGCGGCTGACTGTAGGCCACGACCGCTGAGCAGCCGGGGCTGTTCATGGCTGGATAAAGATACCGCGGACAGAGCCTTCTTTCTGACATCGAAGGGAGAATATGAGATGGAAATCAGCAAGATAGGGGTTATCGGGGCCGGCCTGATGGGCTCTGGTATAGCTCAAGTGGCGGCCCAGACGGGTTTTCAGGTAAGCCTGATGGACGTGGAACAGCGTTTCGTGGACAAAGGGCTTGCTACCATTGACAAGAACCTCAAGCGCATGATTGATAAAGGCAAGATGGAAGCTTCCGAGGCGGACGCTGTCCGTTCGAGGATAAAGGGCACCTTGTCTTTGGGTGAAGCAGCTTCCGATGTGGACGTGACCATAGAAGCGGTCATCGAGAAGATGGACCTCAAGAGATCCGTTTATAAGGAACTGGACGGCATTGCCAAGCCATCCACAATCTTCGCCACAAACACGTCGGGCCTGAGCATAACTGCAATGGCTGCCGTTACATCCAGGCCGGACCGCTTTATCGGAATGCACTTCTTCAACCCTGTCCCCGCCATGAAGCTTGTGGAAGTAATCCGCGGCTATGGCACGTCCGACGAGACTGTGAAGGTCATAAAGACCCTGGCGCAGAAAATGGGTAAGACTGCCATCGAGGTTGTAGAAGCCCCGGGATTTGTCGTGAATCGCATTCTTGTTCCCATGATCAATGAAGCGATTTTCGCGCTGCAAGAGGGGCTTGCCAGCGCTGCTGAAATCGATGAAGGGATGAAACTGGGTGCCAACCATCCGATGGGCCCATTAGCTCTGGCCGATCTTGTAGGACTGGACACGCTGCTCAACGTCCAGCAGCATCTGTACGAAGAATTCGCGGACCCCAAATACAGGCCGCCCACGTTGCTGAGGAAGATGGTGAGGGCAGGCCATCTGGGCCGGAAGTCAGGGAAAGGGTTCTATGACTACGGTTCGTAACGGCAGGTAATGATGGGGCGCAGTAGATTTGGCGCTCCCAGCCTAATTATGGTCCGCTCGGTCCCACATTGCCGCGAGAAGGCCTTGGGTTTGAAGGGGACTTCGATGCCTGTAGTGTAGTGGCATCCCGCGATTTTCCGGGACCGTGCCCGTAGCTTTCAAGGAGCGGCCGCAAGCCGGCATACCGGCCCGACGCTTTCTTATATATGACCTGACCATCGGAGGATAACATGGAGGAAATGGAACGATTCGGTCTGACCGAAGAAGAGAAAATGCTTCAGGACATGGTGCGGCGCCTGGCCAAGGAAAAAGTGGCGGAGGGCGCGGAAGTGAGAGACAAAAAGGGCGAATACCCTTATGACATGCTCGAACTCATGAAAGAGAACGGGCTGATGGGCGTGGACTTTCCGGAGGCCTACGGCGGTATGGCCGCGGGTATGATAGCGCATTGCGTGGTGGTTGAGGAGCTGGCAAAGGTGGACGCTTCGGTAGCTTTAATCCCATCCTGCCAGGAACTTGGGTGCCTGCCGATAATTCTGGCAGGCAACCACGAACAGAAAGAGAAATACCTTACACCGTTGTCGTCGGGCGAGAAACTGGCTGCCTTCGGGCTGACCGAGGCCAGGGGAGGGTCTGATGTTGCGGCTTTGAAGACTCGGGCCGTACGCAAAGGTGACAAGTACATCCTGAACGGCTCAAAGATGTTTATCACCAACGGCGGAGTTGCCGACACGCTCGCCATCTACGCCGTGACCAATCCGGACAAGCCGTCCCACCAGAACGCCAGCGTGTTCATCCTTGAAAAAGGCACGCCCGGTTTCAGTGTGGGCAAGCCGGAGAGCAAGCTCGGCATCAAGTGCTCTGACACAAGGGAATTGGTTTTCGAAGACGTTGAGATCCCTGTGGAAAACAGGTTGGGTGAAGAGGGCGACGGTTTCCACATCATGATGAAGACCTTGGATTTCAGCCGCCCATCAGTTGCGGCTCAGGCCCTCGGTATCGCCGCGGGAGCTTTCGAATTTGCGACTGAATACGCCAAGGAGCGTGAGTCTTTTGGCAAACCGATCATCAGGCACCAGGCCATCGCTTTCAAGTTGGCTGAAATGTCCATGAGGACCAACGCGGCTCGCCAGCTTTTGTGGAGGACATGCTCGCTTCTCGACAAAATCTCCAAAGATCTTTCCAGAGTGCCGGCCGAGACTGTTCGATTCTCGTCCATGTCCAAGGCGTATTGTTCCGACGTGGCAATGTGGACCACCATCGAAGCGGTTCAGGTCCTGGGCGGGTACGGATACATGAGCGAGTACCCTGTGGAACGCATGATGCGGGATGCCAAGATCACGCAAATCTACGAAGGAACCAACGAAATTCAAAGGCTCGTCATAGCGTCCACTTTGTAAAACCTCCGCGGAGTGGGGCTTTTCAGCTCCACTCCGATGACGCGGGTGGGCCGGATTCGATCCACTCGCCGCCGCAACACTTCCCCTTTCAGAGGTCCAATGAGCCTAACCGTACGCTTGAGACTTCAACGTAAGATCGAAAAGCTGAAGAGGCTTGTCCTCTCCTTGGGCGCTCGCGTGGAGGAGAGCGTCAAACTGGCTGTCAAGGCCATCAAAATGCGAGATGCTGAGCTGGCCCGGAAGGTCGTGGACGGTGATATGGAAATCGACAGCATGGAAATGGACCTTGACGAAGAGTGCCTTGAGATCCTCGCTCTGCATCAGCCCGTGGCAACGGATTTGCGGTTCATAGTAGGCATCCTGAAAATGAACCAAGACCTGGAACGCATCGGAGACATGGCCGCGAACATCGCCAGAATAGCCATAGATCTGCAAGCCAATGATCCCATACATATACCCGATGATTACTTCACCATGGCAGAGGAAACCGCGAGCATGTTGCGCAAGACCTTGGATGCATTTGTGAGCATGGACAGCAACCAGGCGTTTGAGGTCCTCGCGGAGGACGACCGGATCGACCTCAAGAAGCATCAATTACACAGGGATTTTGAGTCCAGAGTGCAAGCCGATCCTGAAAACCGCCGTGCGCTGATCCACTTGTTCCTGGTGTCCCGCCACCTGGAACGAATTGGAGACCACGCCACCAACATCGCCGAAGACATCATTTACATGGTTACCGGTGAAATTGTCCGCCACGGTCAAAAATGACGACCTGCCGGACGTTACTGCCGCGAACCGGCGCCCGCGCACCGGACCTTCATTTCCACTGTTGCCGATAGCGCTCCCTGTTTTGGGCCGGGCCTTCCTTTATGAACTCCGATTGTGTATGATGCTCGATCATTTTGATGGAGAGCGAACGACGAATGAGCCAAAGCTGGGTTCCTATTTCCACTATATTGAAGACTGCTCCGAAGCTACTCGAGAAGCCCAAGTACGCCAAAAACGTGGCGATGATTCAGGTCGACAAGTTCCTCAGGAACCTGTCTCAAAGGGCCGATGAAGGCAAAGCGAATCGGATCAGGCAGTGCAGCATCCGCATAACCGATGTCTGTAACCTCCGGTGCCACACCTGCGGCCAATGGGGCGACCGCGGCTTTCTGCGGTCATGCTCTTTGAAGGAACTCAAAAACCAGGAAGTAACCCCTGAACGTTATTTAGAACTCCTGCGCGACCTCAGCGAGCACGGCCACACACCTTCCGTGTACTTGTGGGGCGGCGAGCCCATGCTGTACAAGGGCTCGGTGGAGATAATCGAAGAGGCCGCCCGGCTGGGCATGCCCCCGAGCATCGCAACCAACGGAACGGGCCTCACGGAAAACGCCGAGCGACTGGTCGCCGCTCCAATGTTCGTGGTTCAGATATCAATAGACGGCCCCGACGAAGCGGTCCATAATGCCAGCCGCCCTGGAGCGAGCCCGAGCGTAAACAACTTCGCGACCATCACCAAGGCCATCGACCGTATTACCGCTCTGCGAACGGAAAGAAAGCAGCGACTCCCCCTGATCGCGGCCCTCACCACCATAAATAACGTGAATTACAATCGTCTGGTGGACATCTACGACGTGTTCAAAGACAAGGTGGATGTCTGCGTGTTCTACCTCGCGTGGTGGATCGACGAAGAGTCAGCGGAGAGACACGCCAAGGACTTCGAGGAACGCTTCGGGTTCAGGCCTCAAAAACACTTCGGCTGGATCGGAAGCTGGAGGCCGCCGGATTACCAAGTGCTCTCCAATCAGCTAAAAACGTTGAACGATCGTGCAGGGAGCCTCTCCGGCCCAGCGGTTATCATCATGCCGCCCCTGACCGATCCCAAGGATCTGGAAACCTACTATTCCGACCACGACTGCCGCTTCGGCTTTGACCGCTGCGTGTCCATATTCAGTGCGGTGGAGATCAATTCCAACGGCGACATGTCTCCATGCCGCGACTACCACGACTTCGTTGTCGGCACCGTCAAAGAAAAAACCATCACCGAACTCTGGAATTCCAAGCTCTACCGCAAATTCCGAAAGAGCCTCTCCGAAAAAGGACTCATGCCCGTCTGCACCCGCTGCTGCGGCTTGATGGGGTATTGATGGGAAGTGCGGGGGGAAACTTTTTTGTAAAAAAGTTTCCCCCCGCACCCCCCTTCCAAAAACTTTCGTATCTTGGCTTCGTTTGGAGCACCGAGGCTTTGTCAAGGCACCGCCATTAAGCCAGCCAATTATAGGAGTTTTTGGGGGAGGGGTCCGGGGAACCCCTTTTCTGCTAAATGGATCATACCTTTAGCTCCGCTTAAGGTTGTGGAATACCATAATCCTGTCATTGCGAGGAGTGAAACGACGAAGCAATCTCTGTTGGTGGGACAGGCTTCCAGCCTGTCTATTTGAATGACCGGCAAGATGCCGGTCCTACCCAAAATGAGATCGCTTTCCCGGCGACCGCGGGATCTCACTCCCCACAATACCAATGGTCAGAACCATCATGAGACGATGCCTCGAAATCATAATGCCACGGCATTGGCCGAATCTGCGGAATAAAATATACCAGCCGTTGCAAAAAAGGGGTTCCCCGGCAATCTTCCACTCTTCTCCGTTCCTTCCCCTCCTCTCACACTTCCCCTAAGCCTTTGAAATGATTTATGAGGAAGCGTGCGGCGAGGCCGTTGAGGATGCCGGTGCCGACTGCGGCAAGGAGCATCAATGGGAACAGGAGGAAGATCCCTTCGCTGCGAACCAGCAGGAAATAGGCGACCAGGAGTTGCGCTAGGTTGTGTGCCACCGCACCCACGAGGCTAACTCCGACCTCGGAAAAGATACGACCGAACAGTCTGTGGACTAAGGCCATGGCCAGAATTGCGCAGGTCGCACCCGCGAGAGACAGAGCAAAGGCAGGAGAGCCGAAGAGCCCAGAAGCCAGTGAACCTAGAAAGACGCGTCCAAGAGTAATGAACAACGCGGCCTTGAAGCCGAAAAGATACAGTGTGGCTAGCCCGATGATGTTGGCGAACCCGAACCTGAACCAGAGTACGGTTATCGGGAGCAACCCCTCCGCTGTGTGAATGACGGTCGCCAAGGCCAGAAGAAGAGCCAATCGAGCCAACTTCCGCACGCGGCCGGTCATCGGGTCACCGCGTCGACGCTTTGGCCCCTATCGTTTCCAACCCGGACGGCGATCTCATTGGGAACGCAGACCAGGATTCCTCCTTCGGTACCAAACTCTCCCATGTGTATGCAGATTTTGTTCGGACAGGGAGAAGAATCTATGCGCGCTCTGCCGTCCTTTATCCGCAATACGGTTTTGCCCAGCGGTCCCGGCACTTCGATCATGCGGTCTTGGCTCAGCGGGTAGCGGCCCACTATTCTGTTGCCGGAATAGACCTCCACATTTGTTCCCCCGGAAATGACCCAGCGCGGGATCGTGAAAAACATCGCGGCCGCCAGCGCCAAGGTCACAGCAACCAGGGTC
It contains:
- a CDS encoding tetratricopeptide repeat protein, which gives rise to MAVLRKGFLSLISMCFSSSRALNSSLSAIVLAALWSLSGCGVAPSSPLDKAKQLVNGGECAKAVELLDQAIQKSPTDISLVIMRGRARERCDEIDPALGDYQAAIDLNPSSAEAWEAKGRLLERLRNYGAAVHCLEQAAKLAEKPAAIISAIGLIHFYQDDYKEALRSFDRCTELDPRQESAYFGRAAIRIEEKDYSAAIQEMDRLLKIQPKNAQAFFRRGFAHLKAAQPAQAVLDFNKALELDSDMSEIYWYRADAHRAMNDLEQALKDYDRAATVDPNDSILFLNQGTLLMMMNRYPEALEKLRRSIVLDPENPLPYINRATLHLGTANYLGALRDLNKALDIRGDDPWLLVKRASIFKVIARGDWALSDLDKALALDSTNHEAWLLRGSLYFNERQLDRAVDDLHEAIRLAPDDPVAYQLLAEALLRKGDIRDALEMVSQALKKESSFAPAYVTQGDIHMADSHIDRAVEAYSYALTTDPNNFEARLKRGKLYMELGNYPQAITDFDQAAKANPYTGEVYRLRGQCYETLGQSEEATQDMWKARVFANR
- a CDS encoding phenylacetate--CoA ligase, whose amino-acid sequence is MSKKYWDEKFETMNESAMAAFQTEKLKQTLEWVYDKVPYYKKAFDETGVKPSDFQKLADLAKFPFTIKTALRDNYPFGLCAVPMSEVVRVHASSGTTGKPITGPYTAEDLDQWTDCMARGLWAQEVRPDSVLQNAYGMGLFTGGLGFLQGAMRIGCAVVPSGAGMTERQIMLIQDFGTSALCCTPSYCLTIIERAEKMGVDLKKTALRTGHFGAEPWSTEMRSDIESRGGIHAYEHYGLTELMGPGVSFTCEYYGIHVNEDHVYPEIVDPGTLEPVPLGQEGELVFTSLQRRAMPMIRYRTRDICTLRREKCECGRTLVTMDKILGRTDDMMIISGVNVFPSQVETVLMEFEEVEPLYQIRLSKKGYIDHITVETEVKPAVYEAGQEKIAELSKRISARIQQVIGINVPVIVLAHDSIERSIGKAKRIIDER
- a CDS encoding 3-hydroxybutyryl-CoA dehydrogenase translates to MSKIGVIGAGLMGSGIAQVAAQTGFQVSLMDVEQRFVDKGLATIDKNLKRMIDKGKMEASEADAVRSRIKGTLSLGEAASDVDVTIEAVIEKMDLKRSVYKELDGIAKPSTIFATNTSGLSITAMAAVTSRPDRFIGMHFFNPVPAMKLVEVIRGYGTSDETVKVIKTLAQKMGKTAIEVVEAPGFVVNRILVPMINEAIFALQEGLASAAEIDEGMKLGANHPMGPLALADLVGLDTLLNVQQHLYEEFADPKYRPPTLLRKMVRAGHLGRKSGKGFYDYGS
- a CDS encoding acyl-CoA dehydrogenase family protein; translation: MEEMERFGLTEEEKMLQDMVRRLAKEKVAEGAEVRDKKGEYPYDMLELMKENGLMGVDFPEAYGGMAAGMIAHCVVVEELAKVDASVALIPSCQELGCLPIILAGNHEQKEKYLTPLSSGEKLAAFGLTEARGGSDVAALKTRAVRKGDKYILNGSKMFITNGGVADTLAIYAVTNPDKPSHQNASVFILEKGTPGFSVGKPESKLGIKCSDTRELVFEDVEIPVENRLGEEGDGFHIMMKTLDFSRPSVAAQALGIAAGAFEFATEYAKERESFGKPIIRHQAIAFKLAEMSMRTNAARQLLWRTCSLLDKISKDLSRVPAETVRFSSMSKAYCSDVAMWTTIEAVQVLGGYGYMSEYPVERMMRDAKITQIYEGTNEIQRLVIASTL
- the phoU gene encoding phosphate signaling complex protein PhoU is translated as MSLTVRLRLQRKIEKLKRLVLSLGARVEESVKLAVKAIKMRDAELARKVVDGDMEIDSMEMDLDEECLEILALHQPVATDLRFIVGILKMNQDLERIGDMAANIARIAIDLQANDPIHIPDDYFTMAEETASMLRKTLDAFVSMDSNQAFEVLAEDDRIDLKKHQLHRDFESRVQADPENRRALIHLFLVSRHLERIGDHATNIAEDIIYMVTGEIVRHGQK
- a CDS encoding radical SAM protein; amino-acid sequence: MSQSWVPISTILKTAPKLLEKPKYAKNVAMIQVDKFLRNLSQRADEGKANRIRQCSIRITDVCNLRCHTCGQWGDRGFLRSCSLKELKNQEVTPERYLELLRDLSEHGHTPSVYLWGGEPMLYKGSVEIIEEAARLGMPPSIATNGTGLTENAERLVAAPMFVVQISIDGPDEAVHNASRPGASPSVNNFATITKAIDRITALRTERKQRLPLIAALTTINNVNYNRLVDIYDVFKDKVDVCVFYLAWWIDEESAERHAKDFEERFGFRPQKHFGWIGSWRPPDYQVLSNQLKTLNDRAGSLSGPAVIIMPPLTDPKDLETYYSDHDCRFGFDRCVSIFSAVEINSNGDMSPCRDYHDFVVGTVKEKTITELWNSKLYRKFRKSLSEKGLMPVCTRCCGLMGY
- a CDS encoding Gx transporter family protein, with the protein product MTGRVRKLARLALLLALATVIHTAEGLLPITVLWFRFGFANIIGLATLYLFGFKAALFITLGRVFLGSLASGLFGSPAFALSLAGATCAILAMALVHRLFGRIFSEVGVSLVGAVAHNLAQLLVAYFLLVRSEGIFLLFPLMLLAAVGTGILNGLAARFLINHFKGLGEV
- a CDS encoding NusG domain II-containing protein; protein product: MTLADWTLVAVTLALAAAMFFTIPRWVISGGTNVEVYSGNRIVGRYPLSQDRMIEVPGPLGKTVLRIKDGRARIDSSPCPNKICIHMGEFGTEGGILVCVPNEIAVRVGNDRGQSVDAVTR